In Halobacteriovorax marinus SJ, the following proteins share a genomic window:
- a CDS encoding ATP-binding protein: MKNYQQRLMIVPLLICIFLSSVAIFQYIKIDNIRQEWSQYLNTVDSKGLLYGELKDTLGFGGAHHAFKNYILRGDERYSKVASDSLEKALNILKELEKNPTITPEEFIHIQNIYSTVQKYKDNISVARKLRDQGYSIRRIDENVKVDDDPAIEAFEWLKNNQATLKVEATNRINGAENDAKVALLTGLLFSTIFIFALTYYTSVKLVEAKIKAESVANLKSNFLANMSHEIRTPLNGIIGFTGILSDLKLSTEAKEQVRYIKECGESLAAIINDILDFSKISAGKLSIVKSNFNIRNCVLSTIHIFDHITTSRGIDLKIDIESDIPDILSGDSLRLKQVLTNLIGNAVKFTEKGSIEVKVKVVQKSDSYFKLQFKVKDTGIGIRQEAQARLFYSFEQADVSTSRKYGGTGLGLSISKKLVEAMGGEISVSSEEGVGSEFSFTVMTYTSEEEVPTESKKVEKNSKGSYGDFKILVAEDNKVNQLLVKKLLQKLGYTNFKIVDNGKLAIEALNEEDFHLILMDIQMPVMDGYEAARTIIKYWKDEKRPFIYALSANVMEEDKQKAREIGFDGYIQKPIDVDEFSQVLERHQDVKA; this comes from the coding sequence TTGAAGAACTATCAACAGCGCTTGATGATTGTACCACTCCTCATCTGTATTTTCTTGAGTTCAGTGGCGATCTTTCAATATATTAAAATAGATAATATTAGGCAGGAGTGGAGTCAGTACTTGAATACAGTCGACTCAAAGGGACTACTGTACGGAGAGTTAAAAGATACTTTAGGCTTTGGTGGAGCTCACCACGCGTTTAAGAATTACATCTTAAGAGGGGATGAGAGGTACTCGAAAGTTGCAAGCGACTCTTTGGAAAAAGCGCTTAATATTTTAAAGGAGCTTGAGAAAAATCCAACAATAACTCCAGAAGAGTTCATTCATATTCAAAATATTTATTCAACAGTTCAAAAATATAAAGACAATATAAGTGTTGCTAGAAAGTTAAGGGATCAAGGATATTCGATTAGAAGAATTGATGAAAATGTAAAAGTGGACGACGACCCGGCGATTGAAGCTTTTGAGTGGTTAAAGAATAATCAGGCTACTTTAAAGGTAGAAGCAACGAATAGAATTAATGGAGCCGAAAATGATGCGAAAGTCGCACTATTAACTGGCCTACTCTTTTCAACTATATTCATTTTTGCGCTGACTTACTATACAAGTGTTAAATTAGTAGAGGCGAAAATTAAGGCCGAGAGTGTTGCAAATTTAAAGAGTAACTTCCTGGCGAATATGAGTCATGAGATTAGAACTCCTCTAAATGGAATTATTGGCTTTACAGGAATTCTTTCAGATTTAAAACTCTCTACAGAAGCAAAGGAACAGGTTCGCTATATTAAAGAGTGTGGAGAGAGTCTAGCTGCAATTATAAATGATATTCTAGACTTTTCTAAAATTAGCGCCGGAAAACTTAGTATCGTAAAATCAAATTTCAATATTAGAAATTGCGTACTTTCAACTATCCATATATTTGATCATATAACAACCTCTAGAGGAATCGATCTAAAAATAGATATCGAAAGTGATATCCCTGATATCCTATCTGGTGACTCATTAAGATTAAAACAAGTTTTAACAAACCTTATTGGAAATGCAGTTAAGTTTACAGAAAAGGGCTCAATTGAAGTTAAAGTAAAGGTCGTTCAAAAGTCAGATAGTTATTTCAAATTACAATTTAAAGTCAAAGATACTGGGATTGGTATTAGACAAGAGGCACAGGCGAGACTTTTCTACTCCTTTGAGCAAGCTGATGTTTCAACCTCTAGAAAGTATGGTGGAACTGGTCTTGGGTTAAGTATTTCTAAGAAACTTGTAGAGGCCATGGGTGGAGAGATAAGTGTCTCCAGTGAAGAGGGTGTCGGTTCTGAGTTTTCATTCACTGTCATGACGTATACTTCTGAAGAAGAAGTCCCTACTGAAAGTAAGAAAGTTGAGAAAAATTCTAAAGGTAGTTATGGTGATTTTAAAATCTTAGTTGCTGAAGATAATAAGGTAAATCAATTACTGGTGAAGAAGTTACTGCAGAAGCTGGGCTACACTAATTTTAAAATTGTCGACAATGGAAAACTCGCCATTGAAGCTCTTAATGAAGAAGACTTCCACCTTATTCTTATGGATATTCAAATGCCTGTCATGGACGGGTATGAGGCTGCAAGGACAATTATTAAATACTGGAAAGATGAGAAAAGACCTTTTATCTATGCACTATCTGCCAATGTGATGGAAGAGGATAAGCAAAAGGCTAGAGAGATTGGATTTGATGGCTATATCCAAAAACCTATCGATGTAGATGAATTTTCTCAAGTCTTAGAACGTCATCAAGATGTAAAGGCCTAG
- a CDS encoding type I phosphomannose isomerase catalytic subunit — translation MKSIMPLKPFASHKIWGGQLLSKIRNINVAPEQDPLGETWEISAHDDGASFSEEGPLNKIFNLEDIPYLVKFIDTAKNLSVQVHPQDEYAKRVENSKGKSECWIILDAKEGAGIYLGVKPGVDKETFRDAIESKDDLSKFLNFYPVKRGDFFYVPAGTIHAIGEDVFLAEVQQCSDITYRVWDWNRVDEKGNSRELHVQKSLDVIRFDEEFNFPINFKIQNNIFNQDLKLLELNDFELFSYSREDEFKIEVSFEKRVSSILVLSGEVQVTRGGVSESLSQYEAAIFPLEEENSFSVVGKGSFLIIK, via the coding sequence ATGAAATCAATTATGCCTTTGAAACCATTCGCTTCCCATAAAATTTGGGGAGGGCAATTGCTTTCAAAGATTAGAAATATAAACGTTGCACCGGAGCAAGATCCTCTAGGTGAAACTTGGGAAATATCAGCTCACGATGATGGTGCGTCTTTTAGTGAAGAAGGTCCTTTAAATAAAATTTTTAACCTAGAAGATATTCCTTACCTAGTTAAGTTTATAGATACGGCGAAGAATCTCTCTGTCCAAGTACACCCTCAGGATGAGTACGCTAAGAGAGTAGAGAACTCTAAAGGCAAGTCTGAGTGTTGGATTATTTTAGATGCTAAAGAAGGTGCAGGAATTTATCTTGGAGTTAAGCCAGGTGTTGATAAAGAAACTTTTAGAGATGCAATCGAATCTAAAGATGATCTATCTAAGTTTTTAAACTTCTACCCAGTCAAAAGAGGTGACTTCTTCTATGTCCCGGCCGGCACTATTCACGCAATTGGAGAAGATGTCTTCCTGGCTGAAGTTCAACAGTGCTCAGATATTACTTACCGTGTATGGGATTGGAATAGAGTTGATGAAAAAGGAAACTCTAGAGAACTTCACGTTCAAAAGTCTCTAGACGTTATTCGTTTTGATGAAGAGTTTAACTTTCCAATTAATTTTAAAATTCAAAATAATATTTTTAACCAAGACTTAAAACTTCTTGAGTTAAATGACTTTGAACTTTTTAGTTATAGTAGAGAGGATGAATTTAAAATTGAGGTCTCTTTTGAAAAAAGAGTTTCTTCAATTCTCGTCCTTAGTGGAGAAGTCCAAGTTACTCGAGGAGGAGTGTCAGAGTCCCTCTCTCAATATGAAGCGGCAATCTTTCCTCTAGAAGAAGAGAATAGCTTTAGCGTAGTAGGCAAGGGTAGCTTTTTAATTATTAAGTAG
- a CDS encoding LON peptidase substrate-binding domain-containing protein produces the protein METLRLPVLPIPNVVLFSRTSLPIYILEPVYIDMVKKCIRDNTPIAISKAVEIGREDYKVRYSPCDICGYGRPVILEENVDGTLKVLIKAIGRVRLLNVEQNLPYLVYEAEYFHDKIESEKLHGPQIQNLKKLLDNWLEVNILDSFERETFANSLTSIYHIIDYICMFLVQDPELRQLLLENNSLFERIQLLNSLFEEPSQFEESSLVVSAIKRYEEIEKTSRIAH, from the coding sequence ATGGAAACTTTAAGACTTCCCGTATTACCAATCCCAAATGTCGTTCTCTTCTCCAGAACATCTCTACCCATTTATATCTTGGAACCCGTTTACATTGATATGGTCAAAAAGTGCATTCGTGACAATACACCTATTGCTATAAGTAAGGCTGTTGAGATTGGAAGAGAGGACTATAAAGTAAGATACTCACCTTGTGACATTTGTGGCTACGGAAGACCTGTTATCTTAGAAGAAAATGTTGATGGAACTTTGAAGGTACTTATTAAGGCCATTGGTAGAGTTCGCCTTCTCAATGTCGAACAAAACCTTCCCTACCTCGTCTATGAAGCGGAATACTTCCACGATAAAATTGAATCTGAAAAACTTCACGGTCCACAAATTCAAAACCTAAAGAAGCTTCTCGACAACTGGTTAGAAGTAAATATTCTAGACTCATTTGAGAGAGAGACATTTGCAAACTCTCTCACTAGCATCTATCACATTATTGATTATATCTGCATGTTCTTAGTTCAGGACCCTGAACTGCGGCAACTGCTCTTAGAGAATAATTCTCTCTTTGAGAGGATTCAATTACTCAACTCATTATTTGAAGAGCCTTCTCAATTTGAAGAAAGCTCCCTCGTTGTATCTGCAATAAAAAGATATGAAGAGATTGAGAAGACTTCTCGAATCGCCCACTAA
- a CDS encoding diacylglycerol/polyprenol kinase family protein, whose amino-acid sequence MSTEINNSMALRSEVHLTRKLWHMGTGLSGLSIYNHFSLESRDMGIYLMALGLAALLVEFTRLNVSSFNAIVLKVMKPFMRESERNSLSGFPFYALGAAISLLLFEEKIAILSILFLIFADPISSFFGILYGKDKIISNKSLQGCIAGFLVCYILTFAYGSYFYRPGVDLLVFSVLAGLFGALSELCSIVIDDNLTIPVLSGLGITAINILIPIF is encoded by the coding sequence ATGAGTACTGAAATAAATAATTCAATGGCCCTGCGCTCAGAAGTTCATTTGACTAGAAAACTGTGGCACATGGGAACAGGTTTAAGCGGACTGTCGATTTATAATCACTTCTCTCTTGAATCAAGAGATATGGGGATTTACTTAATGGCACTAGGGCTTGCAGCTCTCTTGGTTGAGTTTACTCGCCTCAATGTCAGCTCATTTAATGCAATTGTTTTGAAGGTGATGAAGCCTTTTATGAGAGAGTCCGAGAGAAATTCATTAAGTGGATTTCCATTCTATGCGCTCGGTGCGGCGATTTCGCTACTTCTCTTTGAAGAGAAGATCGCAATTCTCTCAATCCTCTTTCTTATTTTCGCTGATCCAATTAGCTCATTCTTTGGAATTCTATACGGAAAGGATAAAATTATTTCTAATAAATCACTGCAAGGCTGTATCGCAGGGTTTCTCGTTTGCTATATTTTAACTTTTGCTTACGGGAGTTACTTTTACAGACCGGGAGTAGATCTTCTCGTCTTTAGTGTTCTCGCTGGATTATTTGGCGCGCTTTCAGAGTTGTGCAGTATTGTGATTGATGACAATCTAACAATTCCAGTTCTCTCAGGTCTGGGAATAACCGCCATTAATATTTTAATACCAATCTTTTAG
- a CDS encoding AAA family ATPase: MQNTTQDVHDILDSTQRTKIWAIGGGKGGVGKSLVTANLSICLALMGYKVVTIDLDLGGANLHTCLGMPIPEKTLSDYLTKKVRDLSEVVTQTPIQNLSIISGAQDDVGIANLKQMQKAKIISKVGSLDADYVLFDLGAGTTFNTLDFFISADQGILTALPEPTSIENTYRFIKSIYHRKLNMVEDLLEIGPLIDQAMNAKISQNSTPADLVSRVIEINPEIGHKLKMEIEKLSPKLIINQVRTQADIDIGFSMKIICRKYFGINLDYVGFLDYDATVWQSVKRRRPLLMEFPNSALVNNFDKIVHRLLNIS, translated from the coding sequence ATGCAAAATACAACGCAAGATGTTCACGATATATTAGACTCGACGCAGAGAACAAAAATTTGGGCCATTGGTGGCGGAAAAGGTGGCGTAGGAAAAAGCCTCGTTACAGCTAACCTCTCCATTTGCCTCGCCCTTATGGGTTATAAAGTAGTTACTATTGACCTCGACCTTGGTGGAGCAAATCTTCACACCTGTCTTGGAATGCCAATTCCAGAAAAAACTCTTTCTGACTATTTAACTAAGAAAGTTAGAGACCTAAGCGAAGTGGTCACACAAACACCTATTCAAAACTTATCCATTATCAGTGGTGCTCAAGATGACGTAGGCATTGCAAACCTAAAGCAAATGCAAAAGGCCAAAATCATCAGTAAAGTTGGCTCACTTGATGCTGACTACGTTCTCTTTGACCTAGGTGCTGGTACGACCTTCAATACTTTGGATTTCTTTATCTCAGCTGACCAGGGAATTTTAACAGCTCTTCCTGAGCCAACGAGTATTGAGAATACTTATAGATTTATTAAAAGTATTTACCACCGTAAGCTTAATATGGTGGAGGATCTTTTAGAGATTGGTCCACTCATTGATCAGGCCATGAATGCAAAGATATCTCAAAACTCAACTCCTGCTGATTTAGTTTCAAGAGTGATAGAGATCAATCCTGAAATTGGACACAAGCTAAAGATGGAAATTGAGAAATTATCACCTAAGCTCATTATCAACCAAGTCAGAACTCAAGCTGATATTGATATTGGTTTTTCTATGAAAATCATTTGTAGAAAGTACTTTGGAATAAACTTAGATTACGTTGGTTTTCTCGACTACGATGCTACTGTTTGGCAAAGTGTAAAGAGAAGAAGACCGCTATTAATGGAATTTCCAAACTCAGCACTCGTCAACAACTTTGATAAAATCGTTCACAGACTGCTCAATATTTCTTAA